The nucleotide window TGAATGCTGATAAAGTTGGAGAACTATTGCATCAAATTCGTCAGGAATATCATTTAACAGAATTTTGTGAAGTTAGTATTGAAACATTGCCAAATACAGTTTGTGTACCTTTATTAAGCGGATTGAGTCAGGGAAAGCCGACACGTTTTCAACTGCAAATACACTCACTGCAGCCAAAAGAATTACTAACATTAAAGGTTCCATACACCTTACCTGACATTCAAAATTCAGTCTTATTTTTAGATAAGTTCCGCGTCAATAATGTTTCATTGACCTTGGATTTAGGAATTCCAGGTCAGACCTTTGTTTCATTAAAACGCACGTTACGTTCTTGTTTAGAACTGGAACCTGATCATTTGATGCTTCGGCCCTATTTAAGTGTGCAGCAACAGGCCGATCAAAAGCTGCAGCAAAGAATGTTAAATTCAACAGATGAATATTTAAAAGAGCAGGGTTGGGTGAATTACGCACCTGGATTTTATTGCAAAAAAGAATGTCATGATCAGTTCTTAAGCCAGCTATGGACCCAAGGCGAAGTAGTCGGTTTTGGTCTGGATGCTTATTCGTGTTTTGATGGTTATCAATATCGAAATACACGTGATTTAGCATCTTATATTTCAGGGGCTGATGATTGTCAGCAATTAATTGAAAATCCACAGGCTTTATCGTCAGAAGAAAAACAGCTTCGGCAATTACGCGGACAATTATTACTTGATCAGCAGCCAGCTGCTGAAGGATACGCCGAGAGTGTTCAAAAGGAAATCAATTCATTTATCAAACAAGGATATATTGAAGAATTAGATGGTAAATTAAGCTTAACTAAGGATGGTAAAGGTGCTTTCTGGATCAGCTTATCACATGAAGCTTATTACTGATGAATGAATAAGTAATGTGTAGGACAGTTACGATTTAATTAAGTGCTGGAATCGTGTTCACTCATCTTTAAATTAAAGAATAACGGGTGCGAACCTGAGGTAAACATAGAATCCCTGGGAGGTTCGCACCAGAAATATGTGAAAAAGAAAGATAATGTTGCAAGTAACAGAATTATTCGCTATGATAGTAGCAAGTTAAGAATCATTTAAATCTCTTTTAGTTTCTTATTAGCTGTCGCATCGCTTACGCGGTGCGTGGATTGAAATAACGGACAAAGAGTTCCTAAAACAATATGCAAAACGTCGCATCGCTTACGCGGTGCGTGGATTGAAATTGTACCGTACTTTTTTCCATCAAAACTTATTCCGGTCGCATCGCTCACGCGGTGCGTGGATTGAAATGCAAATAGAACTGATCCTCCACCACCGAACACTTGTCGCATCGCTCAAACGGCTCCAGAGAATATTAATTCAATTTTCAGCAAGAAAGCTAAAAAAAAGAACCTTAAAAATAAGGTTTAAAACAATTTTTCGATTGACCAATCAATACCGTAAATTGAAAATTAGATATTAAAAATCAAATTGCTGATCTATGATCGTAACCACCTAATAATTTTAATACAAAAATAGACTAAATATCACAAAAAATCAAAAAGTGGTACGATTTGGGTACGATTTGAAAATGAATGCATCAAAAAAGCCCTTAACTAAGGGCTTTTTAAGCATCTGGTGCCGATACCCAGAATTGAACTGGGAACTGAGCATTACCATTGCTCCGTTTTACCATTGAACTATATCGGCAGGCATTTAATATAATATCAGGTACTTATAAAAAATGCAACTATCTTTTTTCAGAATCCAAATTTTTTCAATGCACGAACTATGCGAGCAACGGGAAATCCCATAATTGAATAAAAATCACCATTAATTCTTCTTGCCAAAAAGAAGCCTTCGCCCTGAATGCCATACGCTCCTGCCTTATCCAGCGGTTCACCCGTTTTTACATAAGCTTCAATCTCCTCAGCCTCTAAAGAATAAAACTCCACATCGCTAATATCACAGAAAGAGATTCTTTGAGTTGATGACAACAAGCAAACCCCTGTCATTACTTGATGCGTTTTACCGGATAACTGAGCGAGCATCATTTTCGCTTCTTCTGAATTTCCTGGTTTTCCTAAAACTTGCTGCTCTAAAACAACAATGGTATCCGCACCGATCACGACCGCTTCCGGATGTCGATCTAACACCGTTTGAGCTTTTCGCCAAGCTAATTCCTCCATCGCAGCTTCCAATGGTAAATTCCGATTTAACGTTTCATCAATGTCCGCGATCTCAATGTCAAAAGGAATATGACACCGCTCTAAAAGCTCACGCCGCCGCGGTGATTGGCTGGCAAGAATTAGTTTCTGTTTCATTCCCGGCTTCCTTTCTGATTCTTATCATAAATAATCTTCATTCCTTTGAATGCAAGATCCGGGTCATATTCATCAATACAATCCGTTTCTTTGACAAGAATTCGCCCCAATCCCCCAGTTGCGATTACCTTTAACTGCGGCTGATTCAGCTCCGCTTTAATCTTTCGAACAAGATATTCCACCTGCCCGATGTATCCATAGACCAATCCTGACTGCATCCCCGTAACCGTATTTTTAGCCAGCACACGTTCTGGTTTATTAATCTCAATTTCCGGCAGCTTGGCCGTCATTGACCATAATGCCTGAGCCGCAATTTCAATCCCCGGTGAAATCACCGTATATTCAAACACACCTTTACTGGATATGTAATCATAGGTTGTCGCTGTACCAAAGTCAATCACAAGACACGCCTCATGATACAGATGATAAGCCGCTGCTACATTTACAATTCGATCGGCTCCCACCTCTTTTGGATTTTCAGAATTTACAGAGATTCCCGTTTTCACGCCCGGTCCGATAATCAGCGGCGTACAATGAAAATATTTGATAACCGCACTCTCCAGAGAATGCATAATCTTGGGAACAACGCTGGAAATCACTAC belongs to Holdemania massiliensis and includes:
- a CDS encoding Maf family protein; the protein is MKQKLILASQSPRRRELLERCHIPFDIEIADIDETLNRNLPLEAAMEELAWRKAQTVLDRHPEAVVIGADTIVVLEQQVLGKPGNSEEAKMMLAQLSGKTHQVMTGVCLLSSTQRISFCDISDVEFYSLEAEEIEAYVKTGEPLDKAGAYGIQGEGFFLARRINGDFYSIMGFPVARIVRALKKFGF
- a CDS encoding type III pantothenate kinase, whose amino-acid sequence is MLMTLDVGNTNITVGVFDHDDLKATFRLTTKTPRTSDELGMVLWTMLSTRLIDSSLIHDVVISSVVPKIMHSLESAVIKYFHCTPLIIGPGVKTGISVNSENPKEVGADRIVNVAAAYHLYHEACLVIDFGTATTYDYISSKGVFEYTVISPGIEIAAQALWSMTAKLPEIEINKPERVLAKNTVTGMQSGLVYGYIGQVEYLVRKIKAELNQPQLKVIATGGLGRILVKETDCIDEYDPDLAFKGMKIIYDKNQKGSRE